The Pseudanabaena galeata CCNP1313 genome includes a region encoding these proteins:
- a CDS encoding type II toxin-antitoxin system PemK/MazF family toxin has translation MKVERGEIWLANLDPTKGSEQAGTRPIIIFQENTISKFTSTIITIPLTTNLRRAALPSCLLIPSGQGGLNQDSVALCHQLRVLDKTRLIKRIGQLDIEVIAELERIILFTLGYQM, from the coding sequence ATGAAAGTAGAACGTGGTGAAATATGGTTAGCCAATCTCGACCCCACCAAAGGCTCAGAACAAGCTGGAACTCGTCCGATTATCATCTTTCAAGAAAACACCATCTCTAAATTCACCAGCACGATTATCACAATTCCCCTCACAACTAATTTGCGCCGTGCGGCTTTACCAAGCTGTTTACTGATTCCTAGCGGTCAAGGCGGACTAAATCAAGACTCAGTTGCACTTTGTCATCAACTCCGAGTACTTGATAAAACTCGCTTGATTAAAAGAATAGGACAGCTAGACATAGAGGTGATCGCAGAATTAGAAAGAATTATTCTATTTACACTTGGATATCAAATGTAG
- a CDS encoding XisI protein → MDKLTLYRQHIQSILTYHCKIDPVGEAMETYTIFDTTGDHYQVVSVGWEDGFRMYGCLIHVDIKDGKIWIQYNGTEYSVANELIDLGVPKQDIVLAYHAPYARKYTEFAVS, encoded by the coding sequence ATGGATAAATTAACTCTCTATCGCCAACATATTCAATCCATCTTAACTTATCACTGTAAAATCGATCCTGTTGGTGAAGCGATGGAAACCTATACTATATTTGACACAACAGGCGATCATTATCAAGTGGTTAGTGTGGGCTGGGAAGATGGATTTCGGATGTACGGCTGTTTAATTCATGTGGATATTAAAGATGGAAAGATTTGGATTCAGTATAATGGAACGGAGTATTCTGTTGCCAATGAACTAATTGATCTAGGTGTACCTAAGCAAGATATTGTCTTGGCTTATCATGCTCCTTATGCCAGAAAGTATACAGAGTTTGCTGTGAGCTAG
- the dnaG gene encoding DNA primase, with the protein MSGQFQIHKDTIDQVSQRADIVDIVSERVVLRKSGANFRGACPFHNGTNATALTVNPSRQMYHCFNCGAAGGAVKFLMEIDKRSFSDVVLDLAKRYNVPIQTVEPEKAKEIQRQISHRDRLYEVMALTTSFYQHALYAPQGRQALAYLAEKRQMSKETIQKFQLGYAPAGWETLMGYLVQQKQIPVSLVEEAGLVVPRKTGNGFYDRFRDRLMIPIHDTRGRVIAFGGRSLGDEEPKYLNSPETELFSKGTVLFAMDKARDAISKSDQAIVVEGYFDAIALHQAGIEQAIATMGVALNADQMKQLLRYSESKNVILNFDADKAGITAAEKAIAGFKELVFNGTVQLRVLTMPDGKDADEYLKQHSAEAYRDLLTNAPLFLDWQIDQILTGQDLNQADRFQKSSQAIAQLLNNLPVDSFFRTHYIHTSAQKLSQGNSYLALRLEQDLRRQLRNTRWNSNKPAPSLTTTTNSLHIAETQLLQIYLHFPQHRAYLYQEIAEEENIEFTQSNHRYLWQTILNLLQENKTSLAAEEPYPDHLVQQLQILCAEQEEVAQQLQHLLWLDENSRIGLLRPQIVVRTAIAKIQYIMCEKHEKDWLSKYQSIDVIANPAFGYECQAKVKEARQRKAEIRKQIEVNYLDLSGTSTSEKNIIEF; encoded by the coding sequence ATGTCTGGACAGTTCCAAATCCACAAAGACACCATTGACCAAGTAAGTCAAAGGGCAGACATCGTAGATATCGTCTCCGAGCGCGTTGTGCTACGTAAAAGTGGGGCAAACTTTCGGGGGGCTTGTCCTTTTCATAATGGTACAAATGCTACAGCGCTGACGGTGAACCCATCGCGGCAGATGTATCACTGCTTTAACTGTGGGGCGGCTGGTGGGGCAGTCAAGTTTTTGATGGAGATCGACAAGCGATCGTTCTCTGACGTAGTTTTGGATTTGGCGAAACGTTATAACGTTCCCATTCAAACTGTCGAACCCGAAAAAGCAAAAGAAATTCAGCGTCAAATCTCCCATCGCGATCGCCTTTATGAAGTGATGGCTCTGACGACAAGTTTTTATCAACATGCGCTCTATGCACCACAGGGAAGGCAGGCTCTTGCCTATCTTGCCGAAAAGAGACAAATGAGCAAAGAGACAATCCAGAAATTTCAACTGGGTTATGCGCCTGCGGGTTGGGAAACCTTAATGGGATATCTGGTGCAGCAAAAACAGATTCCTGTCAGTTTAGTAGAAGAAGCAGGTTTAGTAGTTCCGCGCAAAACAGGTAATGGATTTTACGATCGCTTTCGCGATCGTTTAATGATTCCTATTCACGATACTCGTGGGCGAGTGATTGCCTTTGGTGGGCGATCGCTTGGTGATGAAGAACCAAAATATTTAAATTCACCTGAAACAGAACTTTTTAGTAAGGGTACGGTTCTGTTTGCGATGGATAAGGCGCGAGATGCTATATCTAAATCTGATCAGGCGATTGTGGTGGAGGGTTATTTTGATGCGATCGCTTTACATCAAGCGGGAATTGAACAGGCGATCGCCACAATGGGTGTAGCGCTTAATGCCGATCAAATGAAGCAGTTACTGCGCTATAGCGAATCGAAGAATGTAATTTTAAATTTTGATGCGGATAAGGCAGGAATTACGGCGGCGGAAAAGGCGATCGCAGGTTTTAAGGAATTAGTTTTTAATGGCACAGTGCAATTGCGGGTGTTGACGATGCCCGATGGCAAGGATGCCGATGAATATCTCAAACAACATAGTGCTGAAGCTTATCGGGATTTGCTGACAAATGCACCATTGTTTCTCGATTGGCAGATTGATCAAATCCTTACAGGGCAAGATCTTAATCAAGCTGATCGTTTTCAAAAGAGTAGTCAAGCGATCGCGCAATTGCTCAATAATCTACCCGTTGATTCCTTCTTTCGCACCCATTACATCCATACTTCTGCTCAGAAACTATCTCAAGGCAATTCCTATCTAGCTTTGCGTTTGGAGCAAGATCTCCGTCGCCAATTACGGAATACGCGCTGGAATAGCAATAAACCTGCTCCTTCGCTGACAACGACTACAAATTCGCTGCATATTGCCGAAACTCAACTTTTGCAAATCTATCTGCATTTCCCCCAACACCGCGCTTATCTATATCAAGAGATTGCTGAAGAAGAGAATATTGAATTTACGCAATCCAATCATCGCTATCTTTGGCAAACAATTCTCAATCTGCTTCAAGAGAACAAAACTTCCCTTGCTGCTGAAGAACCCTATCCTGATCATCTAGTTCAGCAATTACAGATTCTCTGTGCTGAGCAAGAGGAAGTTGCCCAGCAATTGCAGCATCTGCTTTGGCTCGATGAAAATTCGCGTATCGGTTTATTGCGCCCCCAGATTGTTGTGAGAACTGCGATCGCGAAGATTCAATACATCATGTGCGAGAAACATGAAAAGGATTGGTTGAGCAAATATCAAAGTATTGATGTGATTGCTAATCCCGCATTTGGTTATGAGTGTCAAGCCAAAGTTAAGGAAGCAAGACAACGTAAAGCCGAAATCCGTAAACAGATTGAGGTTAATTATCTTGATCTCTCTGGTACTAGTACGAGTGAGAAGAATATCATTGAGTTTTAA
- the sds gene encoding solanesyl diphosphate synthase produces the protein MSLPTTSVTELFAPVKDDLRMLTDNLKQLVGARHPILYAAAEHLFEAKGKSMRPALVLLASRATMSDRDITSRHRRLAEITEMIHTASLVHDDVIDSADLRRGMPTVNSSFGNRIAVLAGDFLFAQASWYLANLDHLEVVKLLSKVITDFAEGEIRQSLTAFDSDLTLEDYLEKSFYKTASLMAGSAKAAGVLSGVSQVQAEQLFNFGKHFGIAFQVVDDILDFTSSTETLGKPAGSDLKQGNLTAPVLFAIEEFPQLRGLIEREFSEVDDLDKALELVNKSEGISRSRDLAKSHVKSALTAIEWLPSSAPKQSLIGLTNYVLDRLY, from the coding sequence ATGAGCCTTCCAACTACTTCTGTCACCGAACTTTTTGCACCAGTCAAAGATGACTTGCGTATGCTCACGGATAATCTGAAGCAGTTGGTTGGGGCAAGACATCCAATTTTGTATGCTGCTGCTGAGCATTTGTTTGAAGCTAAGGGCAAGAGTATGCGCCCCGCACTGGTCTTATTGGCTTCACGGGCGACCATGAGCGATCGCGATATCACCTCACGCCATCGCCGCCTCGCGGAGATCACGGAAATGATCCACACTGCAAGTCTGGTGCATGACGATGTGATTGACTCGGCTGACCTACGGCGCGGTATGCCAACTGTGAATAGCAGTTTTGGTAATCGCATTGCGGTATTAGCAGGAGATTTTCTGTTTGCTCAAGCATCTTGGTATCTTGCCAATTTGGATCATCTGGAAGTCGTTAAGCTTTTGTCAAAGGTAATCACTGATTTTGCCGAGGGTGAAATTCGGCAGAGCTTGACTGCATTTGATAGCGATTTGACCTTAGAGGATTATCTAGAAAAAAGTTTTTATAAAACGGCTTCGCTTATGGCGGGTAGTGCTAAGGCTGCGGGGGTGTTGAGCGGTGTCAGTCAGGTACAGGCTGAGCAATTATTTAACTTTGGTAAGCATTTTGGCATTGCTTTTCAAGTTGTCGATGACATTCTTGATTTCACCAGTTCTACTGAGACTTTGGGTAAACCTGCTGGCTCTGACCTCAAGCAAGGTAATTTGACAGCACCAGTGTTATTTGCGATAGAGGAATTTCCACAGTTGCGCGGCTTAATCGAAAGAGAGTTTAGTGAAGTGGATGATCTCGATAAGGCTTTAGAACTAGTGAATAAAAGTGAAGGTATTTCGCGATCGCGTGACCTTGCGAAGAGTCATGTTAAGTCTGCGCTAACTGCGATCGAGTGGTTGCCATCTTCTGCGCCTAAGCAATCCCTCATCGGTTTAACTAACTACGTTCTAGATCGCTTGTATTAG
- a CDS encoding response regulator transcription factor, whose translation MPRLLLIDDDPIISEMVTLNLEHAGYQVSQASDGIKGQALAIQLIPDMIILDLMLPRVDGFTVCQRLRRDERTKEIPVMMLTAMGQTQDKVEGFNAGADDYLTKPFELEEMLARVRALLRRTNRIIDTAKHGEILIFGSLTLVPERFEAIWFNKTVKLTHLEFELLHCLLQRHGQTVSPSEILKEVWGYEPDDDIETIRVHIRHLRTKLEPDPRHPKYIKTVYGAGYCLELPKDDDNHQDEGAIAE comes from the coding sequence ATGCCTAGGCTGCTCTTGATTGATGATGATCCGATAATCTCTGAGATGGTGACGCTGAACCTCGAACATGCTGGCTATCAAGTCAGTCAAGCGAGTGATGGTATCAAAGGACAAGCACTCGCCATTCAGTTAATACCTGACATGATCATCCTTGACTTGATGCTGCCTAGAGTAGATGGGTTTACTGTCTGTCAAAGATTGCGCCGTGATGAACGGACTAAAGAAATTCCTGTAATGATGCTCACAGCGATGGGGCAGACCCAAGATAAGGTCGAAGGATTTAATGCTGGTGCAGATGACTATCTGACCAAGCCCTTTGAGCTGGAAGAGATGCTAGCGCGAGTACGTGCTTTACTACGCCGTACTAATCGGATTATTGACACTGCTAAGCATGGTGAAATTTTAATCTTTGGTTCCTTGACGCTCGTACCTGAGCGCTTTGAGGCGATTTGGTTTAATAAAACCGTCAAGTTAACTCATTTAGAGTTTGAGTTGTTGCATTGTTTGTTACAGCGTCATGGTCAGACCGTATCGCCTAGTGAGATTCTCAAAGAAGTCTGGGGCTATGAACCCGATGATGATATCGAGACTATCCGTGTGCATATTCGCCATTTACGCACCAAGTTAGAACCAGATCCTCGCCATCCTAAATATATTAAAACTGTATATGGGGCTGGCTATTGCTTAGAGCTTCCCAAAGATGATGATAACCATCAAGACGAAGGGGCGATCGCTGAATAA
- the glgA gene encoding glycogen synthase GlgA, translated as MKILFAAAEVAPLAKVGGMGDVVGALPPILKKMGHDVRIIMPYYGVIPDKLKENPEWKWKGYAMFQEFDIFETVLPGTDVPLYLMGHGSFIPARVYGGEDEDWRFTMFANAVAEFAWNYWKPNIIHCHDWHTGMIPVWMHQVSDIGTVFTIHNLAYQGPWKWFLDKITWTPWYMDAHNTMAAGIKYADRVNTVSPTYAQQICTPTYGEGLEGLLSFLKPWGILNGIDTELENPATDQSLVQNYSVGTLDDRMANKIALQKELGLAVNPATFLIGMVGRLVEQKGIDLLLQTLERFLAYTDAQFVVLGTGERYYESQLWQIASRYPGRMSAQILFNSALSHRVYAGSDAFLMPSRFEPCGLSQLIALRYGCVPIVRRTGGLVDTVSFHDPIGQTGTGFSFDRYEPLDMYTCMVRAWESYRYTDAWRLLQERGMSNNFSWQSSAEKYIQLYRSIPGLDNA; from the coding sequence ATGAAAATTTTATTTGCGGCGGCTGAAGTTGCACCTCTTGCCAAAGTTGGTGGCATGGGCGATGTGGTGGGTGCACTCCCTCCGATTCTCAAGAAGATGGGACATGACGTGCGGATCATCATGCCTTACTACGGCGTAATCCCAGACAAACTCAAGGAAAACCCTGAATGGAAATGGAAAGGCTATGCCATGTTTCAGGAGTTTGATATTTTTGAAACCGTTTTACCGGGTACAGATGTGCCCTTGTACTTAATGGGGCATGGGTCATTTATTCCTGCTCGCGTTTACGGTGGTGAAGATGAAGATTGGCGGTTCACCATGTTTGCCAATGCCGTCGCCGAATTTGCATGGAACTATTGGAAACCAAATATTATTCACTGTCATGATTGGCATACAGGCATGATCCCTGTGTGGATGCACCAAGTATCTGACATTGGCACAGTATTCACGATTCATAACCTTGCCTATCAAGGTCCTTGGAAATGGTTCCTCGATAAAATTACTTGGACTCCTTGGTATATGGATGCCCATAACACCATGGCGGCAGGTATCAAGTATGCCGATCGCGTGAATACAGTATCTCCAACCTATGCTCAGCAAATCTGTACACCCACCTATGGGGAAGGGCTAGAGGGCTTACTATCGTTCCTGAAGCCTTGGGGAATTTTAAATGGCATCGATACCGAGCTAGAAAATCCCGCCACCGATCAATCTTTGGTGCAGAACTATTCTGTAGGAACCCTTGACGATCGCATGGCAAACAAAATTGCTTTGCAAAAAGAGTTAGGGCTAGCCGTAAATCCTGCAACTTTCTTGATTGGCATGGTCGGACGCTTAGTAGAACAAAAAGGTATTGATCTACTGCTGCAAACTTTAGAGCGCTTCTTGGCATATACCGATGCTCAATTTGTAGTTTTAGGAACAGGTGAGCGTTATTACGAATCACAACTCTGGCAAATTGCCTCTCGCTATCCTGGGCGCATGTCGGCACAGATCCTATTTAACTCAGCACTTTCCCATCGGGTTTATGCTGGTTCCGATGCCTTTTTGATGCCTAGTCGCTTTGAGCCATGTGGTCTGAGCCAACTAATAGCCCTGCGCTATGGTTGTGTACCAATTGTTCGTCGTACTGGCGGATTGGTGGATACTGTATCTTTCCATGATCCAATTGGGCAGACAGGTACAGGCTTTAGTTTTGATCGTTACGAGCCATTGGATATGTATACCTGTATGGTACGTGCATGGGAAAGCTATCGCTATACCGATGCATGGCGACTATTGCAAGAACGTGGCATGAGTAATAATTTCAGTTGGCAATCTTCCGCAGAGAAGTATATCCAGCTATATCGATCGATTCCTGGACTAGATAATGCCTAG
- a CDS encoding DUF751 family protein, with protein MKNFIQNLLRYPKFLALITGGVLSVVIAPIIPLLKQPLTAIAMITAIVSGFIGVSLVLRAMLGLDIA; from the coding sequence ATGAAAAACTTTATTCAAAATCTGCTCCGCTATCCTAAATTCTTAGCACTAATTACTGGCGGAGTCCTGTCTGTGGTAATTGCCCCAATTATTCCATTACTCAAACAACCCCTAACTGCGATCGCTATGATTACAGCGATCGTTAGTGGATTTATTGGTGTATCACTAGTATTAAGAGCTATGCTAGGACTAGACATCGCTTAG
- a CDS encoding DUF6464 family protein, with product MLSNMLDIVVILLVGVAPPILSLWILHRTQDHYRRINSAVNVTPVTLSLKALPPADMTCIDGFGYVIGKVSCKYNARSPYIRCAINPSGPCQDCRHYESL from the coding sequence ATGTTAAGCAATATGTTAGATATCGTCGTTATCTTACTAGTGGGTGTAGCACCTCCAATCCTGTCTTTATGGATACTTCACCGTACCCAAGATCATTATCGGCGAATAAATTCCGCTGTAAATGTAACTCCTGTAACCCTAAGCCTAAAAGCCTTACCCCCTGCTGATATGACCTGCATTGATGGCTTTGGTTATGTGATTGGCAAGGTTAGCTGCAAATACAATGCGCGATCGCCGTATATTCGCTGTGCGATCAATCCTAGTGGTCCCTGTCAAGATTGTCGGCATTACGAAAGCCTATGA
- the rbfA gene encoding 30S ribosome-binding factor RbfA, with the protein MATTRRVARVAELIKREVSNMLLKDIKDDRVGMGMVSVTDAELSGDLQHVKIFVSIYGTEEARQQTMEALASATGFIKREVGQRLALRRVPEVVFHEDRSFERGVKVLSLINQLSREREEKESNPSD; encoded by the coding sequence ATGGCTACTACAAGACGAGTTGCGCGTGTTGCTGAATTAATTAAGCGAGAAGTCAGCAATATGTTGCTCAAAGATATTAAAGACGATCGCGTTGGTATGGGCATGGTCAGTGTCACCGATGCCGAACTATCAGGCGATCTCCAACATGTGAAAATTTTTGTCAGTATTTACGGTACTGAGGAAGCAAGACAGCAAACTATGGAAGCCTTGGCTTCAGCTACGGGGTTTATCAAGCGTGAAGTTGGTCAAAGACTAGCCTTGCGCCGTGTGCCTGAAGTCGTCTTCCATGAAGATCGCTCCTTTGAACGTGGTGTTAAGGTGCTGTCCCTCATCAATCAACTCAGCCGTGAACGTGAAGAAAAGGAGTCGAATCCCAGTGATTGA
- a CDS encoding MotA/TolQ/ExbB proton channel family protein: protein MIELIKAGGPVMYPLIALSVFALAGIMERLIFWFDIIKQEQKTAENILAIARQDLKLAAVAAEQSLKVPVARFLHAPLALENPEPELFRLALESTADEELAGMLKGEKLLEAVITLAPLLGLLGTVTGLIGSFGSLKIGDVAANTKSGSLTEGIGQALITTAAGLIIAIFASAFHRLFLALQDQQSKLFMKFGNQLELIYRQNWQRHE, encoded by the coding sequence GTGATTGAGTTGATCAAGGCGGGTGGACCAGTCATGTATCCACTCATCGCCCTATCGGTGTTTGCTTTGGCTGGGATCATGGAGAGGCTCATTTTTTGGTTCGACATCATTAAGCAAGAACAAAAAACTGCTGAGAATATTTTGGCGATCGCTCGTCAAGATTTAAAACTCGCCGCAGTGGCGGCTGAGCAATCCTTAAAAGTCCCTGTGGCAAGGTTTTTACATGCTCCTCTAGCTTTAGAAAATCCTGAACCTGAGCTTTTTCGCCTCGCGCTTGAAAGTACGGCTGATGAAGAACTAGCAGGAATGCTCAAGGGTGAGAAATTACTGGAAGCGGTGATTACACTCGCGCCTTTGTTGGGACTGTTAGGAACTGTGACAGGGCTGATTGGTTCCTTTGGTTCTCTCAAAATTGGTGATGTTGCGGCTAATACGAAGTCGGGATCGCTAACCGAAGGGATCGGACAGGCGCTAATTACAACTGCGGCAGGTTTAATTATTGCCATTTTTGCTTCGGCATTTCACCGTTTATTTTTGGCACTTCAAGATCAGCAAAGCAAGCTATTTATGAAGTTTGGCAATCAGTTAGAGCTAATCTATCGTCAAAATTGGCAACGCCATGAGTAG
- a CDS encoding carotenoid oxygenase family protein, which produces MTTTTKRQASWAKAIARSATEFPLTQLSTISGKIPESLKGSLYRNGPARLERGGLKVGHWFDGDGAILAVHFAEGQSRATYRYVQTEGYLEEERANKFIYGNYGMVATGSWLQRFGKSTKNVANTSVLALPDKLLALWEGGLPHALDLETLETYGLEDLEGLENRLPYSAHPKRDPLTGEIFNFGLSYGKNATLHIYRSDRTGKLLKKNQATLHGIPMIHDFVLAGDYLIFCVPPLRMNPFPVLLNLQSYSESLQWKPQEGTEILVFNRHNLELVSRNVAEPWFQWHFGNGYSDRDGNVVFDLIRYPDFTTNQFLKEVASGQTKTKAKGTLWQMRLDPKTGEFLEASQLVDRGSEFPSVAPSQVGQDSRYTYLSIQRPDAVINQELFGAIARYDYQTHTLIEADLGANCYPMEPLFAPDSTNPDRGYVITVVFDGDRQCSEVWIFDSDHLDSEPICRLALPSIVPMGFHGTWRS; this is translated from the coding sequence ATGACTACAACTACGAAAAGACAAGCATCTTGGGCAAAGGCGATCGCAAGATCAGCGACAGAATTTCCCCTTACCCAACTCTCAACTATTTCTGGCAAGATTCCTGAATCACTCAAAGGTTCTCTTTATCGTAATGGTCCCGCACGATTGGAACGTGGTGGATTAAAAGTAGGACATTGGTTTGATGGTGATGGCGCAATTCTTGCCGTGCATTTTGCCGAAGGACAATCTCGCGCTACCTATCGCTATGTGCAAACTGAAGGATATTTAGAAGAAGAACGCGCCAATAAATTCATTTATGGCAATTACGGGATGGTTGCCACTGGCTCATGGCTACAACGTTTCGGTAAATCAACTAAGAATGTGGCGAATACTTCCGTTTTAGCATTACCTGACAAGCTGCTTGCCCTTTGGGAAGGTGGCTTACCCCATGCTTTAGATTTGGAAACTCTCGAAACCTATGGTTTAGAAGATCTAGAAGGACTAGAAAATCGTTTGCCCTATTCGGCTCATCCGAAGCGTGATCCTCTAACAGGCGAGATTTTCAATTTTGGACTTTCCTATGGCAAGAATGCCACGTTGCATATTTACCGTAGCGATCGCACAGGTAAGCTGCTTAAAAAGAATCAGGCAACTTTGCATGGAATACCAATGATTCATGACTTTGTACTAGCTGGAGATTACCTAATCTTTTGCGTACCACCTTTACGGATGAATCCATTTCCTGTGCTGCTAAATTTACAGAGTTATAGTGAGTCATTGCAATGGAAGCCCCAAGAAGGGACTGAAATTCTAGTATTCAATCGTCATAATCTTGAATTGGTTAGTCGCAACGTTGCTGAGCCTTGGTTTCAATGGCATTTTGGTAATGGTTATAGCGATCGCGATGGCAATGTAGTCTTTGATTTAATCCGCTATCCTGATTTCACTACCAATCAGTTTCTCAAGGAAGTTGCTTCAGGGCAAACTAAAACTAAAGCCAAAGGTACTCTCTGGCAAATGCGACTCGATCCGAAAACAGGTGAATTTCTCGAAGCTTCGCAATTGGTAGATCGCGGTTCTGAGTTTCCTAGTGTGGCTCCTTCACAAGTAGGTCAAGACTCTCGCTACACCTATCTCTCAATTCAGCGTCCTGATGCGGTGATTAATCAAGAGCTATTCGGTGCGATCGCTCGTTACGATTACCAAACCCATACCCTGATCGAAGCGGATCTGGGTGCAAATTGCTATCCGATGGAGCCATTATTTGCCCCTGACTCCACCAATCCCGATCGCGGTTATGTAATTACGGTGGTCTTTGATGGCGATCGCCAATGTTCGGAAGTATGGATTTTTGATAGCGATCACTTAGATAGCGAACCGATTTGTCGTTTAGCTCTGCCCAGTATTGTGCCAATGGGTTTTCATGGCACTTGGCGATCGTAG
- a CDS encoding cupin domain-containing protein — protein sequence MRIIDPSQVPSRTGSNYPDHFKPVVAGREKKRLGEAAGLKNFGVNLTTLPPKSRSALRHWHTKQDEFIYVLSGELTLITDAGDSILQAGQATGFPAGEANGHCLYNHSDEVATYLEIGDRTPDDSANYPDDDLIAIASEQGWQFTHKNGIPYLS from the coding sequence ATGAGAATCATTGATCCGAGCCAAGTACCCAGCCGAACAGGAAGTAACTATCCCGATCACTTCAAACCAGTAGTTGCTGGACGTGAAAAAAAGCGTTTAGGTGAGGCAGCAGGACTAAAAAACTTTGGCGTAAATTTGACTACCCTGCCCCCAAAATCTCGATCTGCGCTCCGTCATTGGCACACAAAACAGGATGAATTTATCTATGTGCTATCAGGAGAGCTAACCCTGATTACCGATGCAGGAGACTCAATTTTACAAGCGGGACAAGCGACAGGATTTCCTGCGGGTGAGGCTAATGGGCATTGTCTCTATAACCATAGTGACGAAGTTGCTACTTATCTAGAAATAGGCGATCGCACTCCTGATGATTCTGCAAACTATCCCGATGATGATCTGATTGCGATCGCTTCAGAACAAGGCTGGCAATTTACTCATAAGAATGGAATTCCTTATCTCTCTTAA
- a CDS encoding Rossmann-fold NAD(P)-binding domain-containing protein: protein MFIPAIQGKTAEAIGNLDLPHTYTNIRDFARAMIILGERDDAIGQVWHVPNAPTISTREMLNILFEELELPAKMNGMGKLMMRIGAVFIPEAAESIEMMYQFENPFVVDSSKFVKTFGDIATPHREAIRHTIAWYRQYLSQAEQELVKSKASQSAQKIATKI, encoded by the coding sequence GTGTTTATTCCTGCAATTCAAGGCAAGACTGCCGAAGCGATCGGCAACTTGGATTTGCCACACACCTATACAAATATTCGAGATTTTGCGAGAGCGATGATCATTTTGGGAGAACGAGACGATGCGATCGGGCAAGTCTGGCATGTTCCCAACGCGCCCACGATTTCCACAAGGGAAATGTTAAATATTCTCTTTGAGGAATTGGAATTGCCAGCAAAAATGAATGGCATGGGCAAATTGATGATGCGAATCGGTGCTGTTTTTATTCCTGAAGCGGCGGAATCAATCGAGATGATGTATCAGTTTGAGAATCCCTTTGTTGTTGATAGTTCTAAATTTGTCAAGACCTTTGGTGATATTGCCACACCACATCGTGAAGCAATTCGCCATACAATTGCGTGGTATCGCCAATATCTATCGCAAGCAGAACAGGAACTAGTTAAAAGTAAAGCTTCCCAATCTGCTCAGAAGATTGCTACAAAAATTTAA
- a CDS encoding PadR family transcriptional regulator, with protein sequence MSLAYALLVSLVQEPKSGYDLAKQFDGSVGFFWQATHQQIYRELTKLEQQSLISAEAIAQEGKPDKKIFSVTDLGLSHLKIWLLQSSDVASVKDEFLLKIYAGYLIPEEAIAQKIKDHRQLHQQQLEIYQAIERNFFSSPQDCPKESRFAYLTLRRGINFEKGWIDWCDETLEILATW encoded by the coding sequence ATGTCCCTTGCTTACGCTCTCTTGGTTTCACTGGTTCAGGAACCCAAAAGTGGTTATGACCTCGCCAAACAATTTGATGGATCGGTGGGATTTTTCTGGCAAGCCACGCACCAACAGATTTATCGAGAGCTAACCAAACTGGAGCAGCAAAGTCTTATCTCTGCCGAAGCGATCGCCCAAGAGGGAAAACCAGACAAAAAGATATTTTCTGTTACAGATCTAGGTTTGTCGCATCTAAAAATATGGCTACTGCAATCTAGCGATGTTGCATCTGTAAAAGATGAATTTTTGCTTAAAATTTATGCAGGATATTTAATTCCTGAAGAGGCGATCGCCCAAAAAATTAAAGATCATCGTCAACTGCATCAACAACAACTGGAAATTTATCAGGCGATCGAGCGTAACTTTTTTAGTTCACCTCAAGATTGTCCTAAAGAGTCTCGTTTTGCCTACTTAACACTCCGACGAGGGATCAACTTTGAAAAAGGTTGGATCGATTGGTGCGACGAAACCTTGGAGATTCTGGCTACTTGGTAA
- a CDS encoding PCP reductase family protein, which produces MSEKIVWTAEAEAKLKDIPFFVRPFARKKIEKYAQDNSFSPITVEIYDQAKKMFNKKYDQMN; this is translated from the coding sequence ATGAGCGAAAAGATTGTATGGACTGCCGAAGCTGAAGCTAAGCTAAAAGATATTCCTTTTTTTGTGCGTCCTTTTGCCCGTAAAAAGATTGAAAAATATGCTCAAGATAATAGTTTCTCGCCAATTACAGTCGAGATTTACGATCAAGCTAAGAAAATGTTCAATAAAAAATACGACCAAATGAATTAA